Proteins from a single region of Thermus caldifontis:
- a CDS encoding proton-translocating transhydrogenase family protein, whose translation MEFGFWSALYIFVLTAFLGYELITRVPVILHTPLMSGSNFIHGVVVVGAMVVLGHAETGLEKLIGFLGVILGAANAAGGYAVTVRMLEMFEKKPGKGGGQ comes from the coding sequence ATGGAGTTTGGCTTCTGGTCTGCCCTATACATTTTTGTGCTCACGGCCTTCTTGGGTTACGAGCTCATCACCCGGGTGCCGGTGATCCTCCACACCCCCTTGATGTCGGGGTCCAACTTCATCCACGGGGTGGTGGTGGTGGGGGCCATGGTGGTCCTGGGGCATGCGGAGACTGGCCTGGAAAAGCTCATTGGCTTCCTGGGGGTGATCCTGGGGGCGGCCAACGCCGCCGGGGGGTATGCGGTGACGGTGCGCATGCTGGAGATGTTTGAGAAAAAGCCGGGCAAGGGGGGTGGTCAGTAA